TTGCAGGTTGGCCAGCACCAGCGCCCAACGACCGCGGGTGGCGGTCGACCAGCCGAGTTCCGTCGTGATGGCCAGGGCGGCGTCGAGGTGGCGCAGTGCCTCCTCCCCCGGGTCGACCTGGAGCGACAGCTCACCGACCCGGCCGTGTGCGACCGCGCGCAGCACCGGCGGGCCGTCGTCGTCGAAGCACGCGAGCATCCGCCGGGCCGCGAGCAGCGCGCGGTCGAGGTCGTTGGCGGAGTTCTCCCACACGTAGCTCAGCACGTAGTTGGCGACGCCGGCGAGCATCGTCCGGTCGGCGGTCGCCAATTCCTCCAGCGCGGCGAGATCCTTAGCGCACAGGGCGATGTGTGCCGCGCGGATCAGCGTGTCGGGCTCGGCCGCCGGCAGGCGGCGCAGGGTGACCAGGGCGCGGGCCGGGCTCAGCTCCGGCGTGACGAAGCCGACCATCGCGCCGAGCACCGCGGCCGTCCGGGTCGCCTCGACGAAGCCCGGCCCGGGCCGGAAGTGCGACAGCACCCAGGCGGTGTCTTCGGCCAGGCCGGCCAGCCGGGTGAAGTTGGACTCCGTGATCCACAGGCTGCCCAGCATGGCCGCCGTAACCGCGACGGTCGCGCCGTCGGCCCGCTCGAGCCCGTAGCGCAGGGCCTGCACCAGGTTGTCCTGCTCGGCCCGGATCGCGCCGACGGCCAGCGAGCCCGAGGTGAGGTCGGCCTCCTGCCACTGCTCGCCGTAGTCGCCGGCCCAGGCCAGGAAGCCGTCGACGACCCGGTCGGTCTCGCCGGCCTCCGCGCGGCGGGCGGTGCTGAACTCGCGCACCGTCTCCAGCATCCGGAAGCGGGTGCCCGATCCGCCGTCGCCGACCCGCAGCAGCGACTGGTCGACGAGCTGCTCCAGGATCGCGTCGTCGCCGAGCAGGCGGCGGGCGGCGGCCGCGGTGAACCCGCCCGGAAACACCGAGAGGGCGCGCATGGCCGCCTGCCCGGCGGGCTCCAGCAGGTGCCAGCTCCAGTCGATGACGGCGTGCAGGGTCTGGTGGCGGCCGGGCGCGTCGCGGGTGCTGCCGCGCAGCACGGCGAACCGGTCGTCGAGCCGGCTGGCGATCTCGGGGACCGACATCACCCGGACCCGCGCGGCGGCCAGCTCCGCGGCGAGCGGGAGGCCGTCGAGACGGGCGGACAACTGGCGTACGACGCTCGGTGGCAGGTCGACATCGGGCCGGACCGCGCGGGCGCGCTGGCCGAACAGGTCGACCATCGTCGGCAGGTCGAGCTCAGGCAGCGGGTAGACGGACTCCGAGGACAGGCCCAGCGGGGCCCGGCTGGTGGTGAGCACCCGCAGGTCGGCGCTGCGTGAGACCAGGGCCTGGACCAGGGCGGCGGTGCCGCGTACGACGTGTTCGCAGTTGTCGAGCACCAGCAGGCCGGGGCCGAGCGCGTCGACGATCGCGTCGGCTCCCCGCACGCCCATTGCTTCCGCGACCTCGCCGAGCACGTCGCTGTCGGCCGTGGCACCGGCCAGCGCGACGAAGTGCACCACCCGCTGGTCGGCGGCCCGGGCCACGGCGTGCGCGAGCCGGGTCTTGCCGAGGCCGCCGGGCCCGACGATCGAGGTGACCCTTGCGGTCTTCAGCAGGTCGGCCACGGCGGCGGCGTCCCGGTCGCGGCCGAGCATCGGGTTGGGCTCCTGCCGCACCCCGCTTCGGACAACAGGGGCATCGATCAGGAGCAGCTTCTGGTACGCCGTCCGCAGCGCCGGCCCGGGTTCCGTGCCCAGCTCGTCGCGCAGGGTCCGGCGGTAGGCGTCGTACCTGGTCAGGGCCTCGGCCGGGCCGGCGGTGGCGGCTTCGGAGCGGAGCAGTTCGGCGAGGATTGTCTCGTCGCGGGGGTGCTCGGCGGCGAGCGCGCGCAGCGGCTCGATCGCCTCGGTCGCGCGGCCCAGGCGGGAGAGCGCGAGCGCGCGGGACCGGACCAGCGACCGGTAGGTCGTCGCCCGCGCGTTGCGCAACGCGCTCAACGGGTCGGCGGCGTCGTGGTCCTGGGCGCCTTCACAGAGAGCGAGGCCGGATTCGGCGTGCGCGAGGGCGGCTTGTGCATCGGTGGCCCGCTCGCTCGCCGCCGCCTCCAGCAGCACGGCCTCGGCGTCGACCTGGTCAGGGCGCAGCGCGAGGCGGTAGCCGGTGGGGGTGCTGACGATGAGCTCCGGACCCAGCCGCGCCCGGGCGCGGGAGACCAGGATCTGGAGCGCCTTGGTGGGGTGCTCGGGTTGCTCGTCGGGCCAGAGCGCTTCGACCAGCCGGGCGGTGCTACTGCCCGTGCGCAGGTCACCGGCCAGCACCGCGAGCAGGCCACGCGGGCCAGCGCCGGTGACCTCCTGGTTTCGGTAGGCCACCCGCGAGAGCAGAGTCAGCTCGATGGTCACTGCCGCCAGGCTAGCCCGGTCGGGTCGTCTTCCGGGACCGCGACAATGGGCGGATGACCGCCGCACGTGACGCCGCTTACTTCGACCAGTGGTATGCCGACATGGCCGCCTCACCCGCTCGCGACGCGATCGTCGCCAGCACCCTGGGGCTGCCTCCGGAACTGGGCTTCGCCAGCGCCCTGTCCTGGCCGGCTCTCGGCGAGGTGGCCGCGGCGCTTCGGCTGCCGGCGGACGGGCTGCTGCTCGACCTCGGCTGCGGGCGCGGCGGCTATGGCATCGAGGTCGCCCATCGGGCCGGCGCCCGCCTGGTCGGCGTGGACTTCTCCGCCGTGGCCCTCGCCCACGCCGAGTCGATCGCCGCGCGCCGGCTGCCGGCGGGCCGGGCCGAGTTCCGGGTCGGAACGCTGACCGAGGCCGGTCTGCCCACGGCGGTCGCCGACGGGGTGATGTGCGTCGACGCGGTGCAGTTCGCGGCGCCGCCGCTGGCCGGGCTGCTGGAGTTTCGTCGGCTCCTGCGGCCGGGCGGGCGGCTCGCGGTGACGAGTTGGGAGGCCGCCAGCCCGGCCGACGAGCGGGTGTCGGCGCGGATCCACGCGATGGATCTGCGGCGCGATCTGCCCGCGGCGGGCTTCGTCGAGGTGGAGGTGCGGGAGATGCCGGAGTGGCGGGCGGCGGAACGGACGCTGTGGGAGGCGGCGCTCGCGGCGCCGGACTCCGACCCGGCCGTGCGGTCGCTCCAGGTCGAGGGGCGGCGGTCGCTGGAGTCGTTCGATTCGCTCCGCCGGGTGTTCGCGACCGCTACGGCGCCCTGATCTCTTTGTCAGGCTTCGTCGTCGAAGGTCAGCGTGAGGGTGCTGCGGTAGGCGTCGGAGCCGGTCTCGTCGGGGCGCTGGTCGTCGGGTTCGGTGTCGCCCGACCAGACCTTCACCGCGCGGTAGGCGAACCCGTCCTGCTCCGCGGCCTCGGCCTCGGCCTCGGCCTCGGCCCAGAACGAGACGCGCTGCCCTTCGGCGAGCTGTTTCGGCCCGTTGCCCGCGATCGCCGAGAAGTGCACCCAGCAGCCGCCGGGCACGTCCGGACCGTCGATGATTCCCCAACCCTCGTCGGCGGTGTAGGCCCGCACCACCCCAGAACTCGTCACGGCCTCAGTGTGCTGGCGTCCAGGTGACTGTCAACTGATCTCTGCGGCCGATCAGCCGGAGCCGGTCGGTCAGCGCGTCCTGGATGAGGGCCAGGTGCTGCGCTTCGTCGGCCTCGGCTCTGAGCGTGAGTTCGTCGGCGGTGGCCCGCAGCGTGCAGCGGCCGCGGTCGAACTCGATGACCCCGTCGGTGCCGGTCGCCTCGGCCCGGCGCGGAACCAACGCGGTCGCGGTGTCGGCGCCGTGGTGGTGGTGGCCGCCGATCCGGGCGGTGTGGCCGCACAACTGGTCGAGGTAGCGGTTGGCCCGGTCGGTGCGGATGCGCGCTTCGGCGGTCGGCATGCCGCTAGTTTTTCGAGACAGAGTGTCGCCGTCAAGGCAGTTGTCTACGAGTGCGAGTACGATCGGCCGCATGCCGAAGATCTGGAGCCAGACGATCGAGGCGCATAGAGACGCCGTCCGGGAGGCCACCATCGACGCCACCGCGGCCCTGGTCGCCGCGCAGGGCCTGACGGGCGTGACCATGTCGCAGATCGCCAAGGACACCGGCATCGGCCGCGCGACGCTCTACAAATACTTTCCCGATGTCGAGTCGATCCTGGTCGCCTGGCACGACCGGCAGATCACCGAGCACCTACGCGATCTGATCCAGGTACGCGACCGCACCACCGGCGCCGCGCGACGCCTGGAGGCGGTGCTGGCGGCGTACGCGAAGGCGATCTCCCACCGGCGTGGCTCGCACGACGAGCTCGGCGACCTGCTGCACCGCGGTGCGCGGGTCAGCGCGGCACACCGCCAGTTGAGCGACCTCGTCCGGGAGCTGATCGTCGACGCCGCCGCGGCGGGCGCCATCACCCGGGATGTCCCGGCCAACGAACTGACTCTTTACTGCCTGCACGCCCTGGGAGCGGCGCCCGGCCTGCGCGGCCCGGCGGCAGTCGGCCGGCTGGTCCGGACCACCCTGGCCGGGCTCCGCGCCGACGACCGGGGATAGTGGGTCCGTGGATCTCGACGCCGTGCGCACCTTCGTCGCCGCCGCCGACGCCGGCCAGTTCCAGGACGCCGCCGCGGCGCTGTCGATCACACAGCAGGCCGTGTCCAAGCGGATCGCGGCCCTGGAGCGAGATCTCGACGTGCGGCTGTTCACCCGCACGGCCCGCGGCGCCCAGCTCACGATCGACGGCCAGACGTTCCTCCCACACGCCCGCGAACTCCTCCGGGTGGAAGCCCGCGCCGACGCGTCCGTGCGCCCGGGCCGGCGGGCCCTACGCGTCGATGTCCACAGTCGACGGATAGCGCCGGCCGTGCTGCTGCAAGACTTCCACCGCGCGCACCCGCGGATCGAACTCGACGTCGTCACCCTCGACGCCGACATGCAAGGCGCGATCGCGGCCGTCGACGCGGGATCGGTCGACGCCAGCTTCCGCGCGATCACCGTGCCCGCCCGGCAACTGCCGGGCCTGATCAGGACCGCCCGGGTGATCGACGAGCACCACGAGTTGCTGGTCGGCCCACGCCATCCGCTGGCCAACGCCCGCGCCGTCACGCCGTCCCAACTCGCCGACCACCGCATCTGGATGCCCGGGATGGCGACCGGCACCGAGTGGTCCGACTACTACGACGAACTCGCCGCGGCGTTCGGGCTCACCATCGACCTGGTCGGCCCGGTCTTCGGCAACGAGGCACTACTGGCCGAGATCGCCGACTCCGCGGAATTGGCGACGCTGGCCGGCGAACGCACGCGCTACCTATGGCCGGACAGCTACGACCTGCGGCGCATCCCGGTGCGCGACCCGGCACCGATCTACCCGATGTCGCTCATCTGGCGGGCCGACAACCCACATCCAGGCCTGAGCAAGCTCCGCGACCACCTCGGCTCCCGACGGGTCGAAGCAGCCGACGAGAAGGTGTGGCTGCCGACGTGGGCGCAGCCATCAAGCCCGGCGGTGCCGGCGCAGCCGTGAGGCCAGGCGGTACAGGCGAAGCCGTCACGCCAGGCGCCGTGGGCGAAGCCGTGAGGCCAGGCCGTGTAGGCGAAGCCAGCACACCAGGCGCCGTGGGCGAAGCCGTGAGGCCAGGCCGTGTAGGCGAAGCCAGCACACCAGGCGCCGTGGGCGAAGCCGTGAGGCCAGGCCGTGTAGGCGAAGCCGTCACGCCAGGCGCCGTGGGCGAAGCCGTCACGCCAAGCGGCCTCGGCGCAGCCGTGCGGCCAGGCGGTGTCGGCGCAGCCGTCACGCCAGGCGGTACAGGCGAAGCCGTCACGCCAGGCGCCGTGGGCGAAGCCGTCACGCCAAGCGGCCTCGGCGCAGCCGTGCGGCCAGGCGGTGTCGGCGCAGCCGTCACGCCACCGCGGTACAGGCGAAGCCGTCACGCCAGGCGCCGTGGGCGAAGCCGTCACGCCAAGCGGCCTCGGCGCAGCCGTGC
This genomic interval from Asanoa ferruginea contains the following:
- a CDS encoding ATP-binding protein, encoding MTIELTLLSRVAYRNQEVTGAGPRGLLAVLAGDLRTGSSTARLVEALWPDEQPEHPTKALQILVSRARARLGPELIVSTPTGYRLALRPDQVDAEAVLLEAAASERATDAQAALAHAESGLALCEGAQDHDAADPLSALRNARATTYRSLVRSRALALSRLGRATEAIEPLRALAAEHPRDETILAELLRSEAATAGPAEALTRYDAYRRTLRDELGTEPGPALRTAYQKLLLIDAPVVRSGVRQEPNPMLGRDRDAAAVADLLKTARVTSIVGPGGLGKTRLAHAVARAADQRVVHFVALAGATADSDVLGEVAEAMGVRGADAIVDALGPGLLVLDNCEHVVRGTAALVQALVSRSADLRVLTTSRAPLGLSSESVYPLPELDLPTMVDLFGQRARAVRPDVDLPPSVVRQLSARLDGLPLAAELAAARVRVMSVPEIASRLDDRFAVLRGSTRDAPGRHQTLHAVIDWSWHLLEPAGQAAMRALSVFPGGFTAAAARRLLGDDAILEQLVDQSLLRVGDGGSGTRFRMLETVREFSTARRAEAGETDRVVDGFLAWAGDYGEQWQEADLTSGSLAVGAIRAEQDNLVQALRYGLERADGATVAVTAAMLGSLWITESNFTRLAGLAEDTAWVLSHFRPGPGFVEATRTAAVLGAMVGFVTPELSPARALVTLRRLPAAEPDTLIRAAHIALCAKDLAALEELATADRTMLAGVANYVLSYVWENSANDLDRALLAARRMLACFDDDGPPVLRAVAHGRVGELSLQVDPGEEALRHLDAALAITTELGWSTATRGRWALVLANLQRGAFDEAERALDEEAPAGAEDLAGFELCARAEIRLGRGDIDGGLRLWREAADRVRGATGAGLWPFEVEAVAVLTHARFGRLDLVDDLVTSLPGILARTLPTATAAGFPVCGTLLLALAMTELDTDPARAVRMIALAERFGLLRGFQPTMSPERIRGIARKTDGPAYADAVSAYASLDHEGLRSCAQRLGSRLNSARAHP
- a CDS encoding class I SAM-dependent methyltransferase, with the protein product MTAARDAAYFDQWYADMAASPARDAIVASTLGLPPELGFASALSWPALGEVAAALRLPADGLLLDLGCGRGGYGIEVAHRAGARLVGVDFSAVALAHAESIAARRLPAGRAEFRVGTLTEAGLPTAVADGVMCVDAVQFAAPPLAGLLEFRRLLRPGGRLAVTSWEAASPADERVSARIHAMDLRRDLPAAGFVEVEVREMPEWRAAERTLWEAALAAPDSDPAVRSLQVEGRRSLESFDSLRRVFATATAP
- a CDS encoding cold shock domain-containing protein, whose amino-acid sequence is MTSSGVVRAYTADEGWGIIDGPDVPGGCWVHFSAIAGNGPKQLAEGQRVSFWAEAEAEAEAAEQDGFAYRAVKVWSGDTEPDDQRPDETGSDAYRSTLTLTFDDEA
- a CDS encoding DUF2218 domain-containing protein codes for the protein MPTAEARIRTDRANRYLDQLCGHTARIGGHHHHGADTATALVPRRAEATGTDGVIEFDRGRCTLRATADELTLRAEADEAQHLALIQDALTDRLRLIGRRDQLTVTWTPAH
- a CDS encoding TetR/AcrR family transcriptional regulator, which encodes MPKIWSQTIEAHRDAVREATIDATAALVAAQGLTGVTMSQIAKDTGIGRATLYKYFPDVESILVAWHDRQITEHLRDLIQVRDRTTGAARRLEAVLAAYAKAISHRRGSHDELGDLLHRGARVSAAHRQLSDLVRELIVDAAAAGAITRDVPANELTLYCLHALGAAPGLRGPAAVGRLVRTTLAGLRADDRG
- a CDS encoding LysR family transcriptional regulator produces the protein MDLDAVRTFVAAADAGQFQDAAAALSITQQAVSKRIAALERDLDVRLFTRTARGAQLTIDGQTFLPHARELLRVEARADASVRPGRRALRVDVHSRRIAPAVLLQDFHRAHPRIELDVVTLDADMQGAIAAVDAGSVDASFRAITVPARQLPGLIRTARVIDEHHELLVGPRHPLANARAVTPSQLADHRIWMPGMATGTEWSDYYDELAAAFGLTIDLVGPVFGNEALLAEIADSAELATLAGERTRYLWPDSYDLRRIPVRDPAPIYPMSLIWRADNPHPGLSKLRDHLGSRRVEAADEKVWLPTWAQPSSPAVPAQP